The following are encoded in a window of Bos indicus isolate NIAB-ARS_2022 breed Sahiwal x Tharparkar chromosome 7, NIAB-ARS_B.indTharparkar_mat_pri_1.0, whole genome shotgun sequence genomic DNA:
- the CNOT6 gene encoding CCR4-NOT transcription complex subunit 6 isoform X1, with protein sequence MPKEKYEPPDPRRMYTIMSSEEAANGKKSHWVELEISGKVRSLSSSLWSLTHLTALYLSDNSLSRIPSDIAKLHNLVYLDLSSNKIRSLPAELGNMVSLRELHLNNNLLRVLPFELGKLFQLQTLGLKGNPLTQDILNLYLEPDGTRRLLNYLLDNLAGTAKRIATEQPPPRSWIMLQEPDRTRPTALFSVMCYNVLCDKYATRQLYGYCPSWALNWDYRKKAIIQEILSCNADIISLQEVETEQYYSFFLVELKERGYNGFFSPKSRARTMSEQERKHVDGCAIFFKTEKFTLVQKHTVEFNQLAMANSEGSEAMLNRVMTKDNIGVAVLLELRKELIEISSGKPHLGTEKQLILVANAHMHWDPEYSDVKLVQTMMFLSEVKNIIDKASRSLQSSVLGEFGTIPLVLCADLNSLPDSGVVEYLSTGGVETNHKDFKELRYNESLTNFSCNGKNGTTNGRITHGFKLKSAYESGLMPYTNYTFDFKGIIDYIFYSKPQLNTLGILGPLDHHWLVENNISGCPHPLIPSDHFSLFAQLELLLPFLPQVNGIHLPGRR encoded by the exons gaaAAGTAAGAAGCTTAAGCTCATCTTTGTGGTCACTAACTCACTTGACAGCTTTGTATCTGAGTGACAATTCCCTGTCCCGCATTCCTTCAGACATTGCCAAGCTTCACAATCTGGTGTATCTGGACCTGTCCTCTAATAAAATCCGAAGTTTACCAGCAGAACTCGGAAACATGGTATCACTCAG GGAACTCCATTTAAATAACAACCTGTTACGAGTTCTACCTTTTGAGCTGGGAAAACTGTTTCAGTTGCAGACTTTAGGCCTGAAAG gaaATCCACTTACCCAGGACATATTGAACCTCTATCTGGAGCCAGATGGAACAAGAAGGCTACTGAACTATTTGCTTGATAATTTGGCAGGTACTGCAAAAAGAA TTGCAACAGAACAGCCACCTCCAAGATCTTGGATTATGTTACAAGAACCAGACAGAACACGGCCAACTG CCTTATTTTCTGTCATGTGCTATAATGTTCTTTGTGATAAATATGCGACCCGGCAGTTATATGGCTACTGTCCATCATGGGCACTAAATTGGGACTACAGGAAAAAGGCCATTATTCAAGAAATCTTGAGTTGCAATGCTGATATCATAAGTCTTCAG GAAGTTGAAACAGAACAGTATTACAGTTTTTTTCTGGTAGAACTGAAAGAACGTGGCTACAATGGATTCTTTAGTCCTAAATCTAGAGCTAGGACAATgtcagaacaagaaagaaaacatgttgATGGCTGTGCAatattctttaaaacagaaaa atttactTTGGTTCAGAAACACACTGTTGAATTTAATCAACTAGCCATGGCAAATTCAGAAGGGTCTGAAGCCATGCTGAACAGAGTCATGACAAAAGATAACATAGGAGTTGCTGTACTGCTAGAGCTTCGAAAGGAATTGATTGAAATATCAT CTGGAAAGCCACATCTTGGAACAGAAAAGCAGCTTATTCTTGTGGCTAATGCTCATATGCATTGGGACCCTGAATACTCTGATGTGAAGTTGGTTCAAACGATGATGTTCCTCTCAGAAGTGAAGAATATTATTGATAAAGCCTCGAGAAGTCTCCAGTCCAGTGTATTAGGAGAATTTGGAACTATTCCACTAGTGTTATGTGCAGATCTTAATTCTTTGCCGGACTCTG GTGTTGTAGAATATTTGAGCACTGGTGGAGTAGAAACAAATCATAAAGACTTTAAGGAACTGAGATACAATGAAAGTCTTACAAACTTCAGCTGTAATGGGAAAAATGGGACAACCAATGGAAGGATCACTCATGGCTTCAAGTTAAAGAGTGCCTATGAGAGTGGCCTGATGCCTTACACCAATTACACATTTGATTTTAAG GGTATAATTGACTACATCTTCTATTCTAAACCTCAGCTGAACACTTTAGGCATCCTGGGACCTCTGGACCACCATTGGCTAGTTGAGAACAATATCAGCGGCTGCCCACACCCACTCATCCCCTCTGACCACTTCTCACTTTTTGCACAACTGGAGCTCTTACTGCCTTTCCTGCCCCAGGTTAATGGCATTCACCTTCCTGGCAGGAGGTAG
- the CNOT6 gene encoding CCR4-NOT transcription complex subunit 6 isoform X2, with translation MPKEKYEPPDPRRMYTIMSSEEAANGKKSHWVELEISGKVRSLSSSLWSLTHLTALYLSDNSLSRIPSDIAKLHNLVYLDLSSNKIRSLPAELGNMVSLRELHLNNNLLRVLPFELGKLFQLQTLGLKGNPLTQDILNLYLEPDGTRRLLNYLLDNLAVATEQPPPRSWIMLQEPDRTRPTALFSVMCYNVLCDKYATRQLYGYCPSWALNWDYRKKAIIQEILSCNADIISLQEVETEQYYSFFLVELKERGYNGFFSPKSRARTMSEQERKHVDGCAIFFKTEKFTLVQKHTVEFNQLAMANSEGSEAMLNRVMTKDNIGVAVLLELRKELIEISSGKPHLGTEKQLILVANAHMHWDPEYSDVKLVQTMMFLSEVKNIIDKASRSLQSSVLGEFGTIPLVLCADLNSLPDSGVVEYLSTGGVETNHKDFKELRYNESLTNFSCNGKNGTTNGRITHGFKLKSAYESGLMPYTNYTFDFKGIIDYIFYSKPQLNTLGILGPLDHHWLVENNISGCPHPLIPSDHFSLFAQLELLLPFLPQVNGIHLPGRR, from the exons gaaAAGTAAGAAGCTTAAGCTCATCTTTGTGGTCACTAACTCACTTGACAGCTTTGTATCTGAGTGACAATTCCCTGTCCCGCATTCCTTCAGACATTGCCAAGCTTCACAATCTGGTGTATCTGGACCTGTCCTCTAATAAAATCCGAAGTTTACCAGCAGAACTCGGAAACATGGTATCACTCAG GGAACTCCATTTAAATAACAACCTGTTACGAGTTCTACCTTTTGAGCTGGGAAAACTGTTTCAGTTGCAGACTTTAGGCCTGAAAG gaaATCCACTTACCCAGGACATATTGAACCTCTATCTGGAGCCAGATGGAACAAGAAGGCTACTGAACTATTTGCTTGATAATTTGGCAG TTGCAACAGAACAGCCACCTCCAAGATCTTGGATTATGTTACAAGAACCAGACAGAACACGGCCAACTG CCTTATTTTCTGTCATGTGCTATAATGTTCTTTGTGATAAATATGCGACCCGGCAGTTATATGGCTACTGTCCATCATGGGCACTAAATTGGGACTACAGGAAAAAGGCCATTATTCAAGAAATCTTGAGTTGCAATGCTGATATCATAAGTCTTCAG GAAGTTGAAACAGAACAGTATTACAGTTTTTTTCTGGTAGAACTGAAAGAACGTGGCTACAATGGATTCTTTAGTCCTAAATCTAGAGCTAGGACAATgtcagaacaagaaagaaaacatgttgATGGCTGTGCAatattctttaaaacagaaaa atttactTTGGTTCAGAAACACACTGTTGAATTTAATCAACTAGCCATGGCAAATTCAGAAGGGTCTGAAGCCATGCTGAACAGAGTCATGACAAAAGATAACATAGGAGTTGCTGTACTGCTAGAGCTTCGAAAGGAATTGATTGAAATATCAT CTGGAAAGCCACATCTTGGAACAGAAAAGCAGCTTATTCTTGTGGCTAATGCTCATATGCATTGGGACCCTGAATACTCTGATGTGAAGTTGGTTCAAACGATGATGTTCCTCTCAGAAGTGAAGAATATTATTGATAAAGCCTCGAGAAGTCTCCAGTCCAGTGTATTAGGAGAATTTGGAACTATTCCACTAGTGTTATGTGCAGATCTTAATTCTTTGCCGGACTCTG GTGTTGTAGAATATTTGAGCACTGGTGGAGTAGAAACAAATCATAAAGACTTTAAGGAACTGAGATACAATGAAAGTCTTACAAACTTCAGCTGTAATGGGAAAAATGGGACAACCAATGGAAGGATCACTCATGGCTTCAAGTTAAAGAGTGCCTATGAGAGTGGCCTGATGCCTTACACCAATTACACATTTGATTTTAAG GGTATAATTGACTACATCTTCTATTCTAAACCTCAGCTGAACACTTTAGGCATCCTGGGACCTCTGGACCACCATTGGCTAGTTGAGAACAATATCAGCGGCTGCCCACACCCACTCATCCCCTCTGACCACTTCTCACTTTTTGCACAACTGGAGCTCTTACTGCCTTTCCTGCCCCAGGTTAATGGCATTCACCTTCCTGGCAGGAGGTAG